Proteins from a single region of Segatella copri:
- a CDS encoding HU family DNA-binding protein — MILIKLAKNKNKTIKEAYGKYYARPVVTETIGIDELAEHMASHNTPFSKGAIKGLLTDMVSCVKELVLQNKAVKIDNLAIFSIGIINKMGAASIKEWSLAKFVEGYRLRARATGKLSNTQLSLDANAKNAMDLLNSSESAAGDTTTGDTTQGGGTTAGGGTSQGGTSQGGSTDGTGDNGDGLE; from the coding sequence ATGATTCTCATCAAATTAGCGAAGAACAAGAACAAGACTATCAAGGAAGCGTATGGCAAGTATTATGCGCGACCAGTAGTAACAGAAACCATCGGTATCGATGAACTCGCCGAACACATGGCGAGCCACAACACCCCGTTCTCGAAGGGTGCCATCAAGGGCCTTCTCACCGATATGGTGAGCTGCGTGAAGGAGCTCGTGCTCCAGAACAAGGCTGTGAAGATAGACAACCTCGCCATCTTCTCCATCGGCATCATCAACAAGATGGGAGCCGCCAGCATCAAGGAGTGGAGCCTCGCCAAGTTTGTAGAAGGCTACCGCCTCAGAGCCCGTGCTACCGGCAAGCTCAGCAACACCCAGCTCTCTCTCGATGCCAACGCCAAGAACGCCATGGATCTCCTCAACTCTAGCGAGAGCGCTGCAGGCGACACCACCACTGGCGATACCACACAGGGCGGCGGAACCACTGCGGGCGGCGGAACATCACAAGGCGGTACATCACAAGGCGGCAGCACCGACGGAACAGGCGACAACGGAGACGGTCTGGAGTAG
- a CDS encoding smalltalk protein encodes MKKVNWKTIINFLITVLTAVASSFCVQNC; translated from the coding sequence ATGAAAAAAGTAAATTGGAAAACCATCATCAATTTCCTCATCACGGTATTAACAGCTGTAGCCAGCTCATTCTGTGTACAGAACTGCTAA
- a CDS encoding N-acetylmuramoyl-L-alanine amidase yields MTQKHRSISLIVIHCSATRVTQDFTFEQLEACHLARGFKSIGYHYYITKDGVVYPGRPESEVGAHARHYNAHSIGICYEGGLDKNGKSADTRTPAQNQALYSLLESLCLSYPDAEILGHRDLPNVHKDCPSFDVKRWLKQVDFHI; encoded by the coding sequence ATGACACAGAAACATCGTAGCATTTCACTCATCGTGATTCACTGTTCTGCCACGAGAGTGACACAGGATTTCACATTCGAGCAGTTGGAGGCCTGCCATCTTGCCCGCGGTTTCAAGAGTATCGGATATCATTATTACATCACGAAGGATGGTGTGGTATATCCGGGTCGCCCGGAATCAGAGGTAGGAGCCCATGCCCGTCATTACAATGCCCACAGCATCGGCATCTGTTATGAGGGAGGTCTCGACAAGAACGGCAAGTCTGCCGATACGCGCACTCCAGCCCAGAATCAGGCTCTGTATTCGCTTCTGGAGAGCCTCTGCCTCTCCTATCCTGATGCAGAGATACTGGGCCACCGCGATTTGCCGAACGTTCACAAAGACTGTCCGTCGTTTGATGTCAAGCGATGGCTGAAGCAGGTAGATTTCCACATCTAG
- a CDS encoding YitT family protein, with translation MTRKTKLHEIRDYVIIALAMIEGSIGLNIFLLPNHITMGGVGGIASILYWGFGIPASVSYLALNVFLLLIAFRILGYKFCLKTIYGVGIFALTTRLIETHTVGMTPLLHDQPFMATVIGAFFMGSSAGLGLSCNGSTGGSDTVAAMINKYWNISLGHAIMICDLCIITSSYLVLRNWEMVIYGYVCLFVQSLCVDHVVNALRRSVQFFIISDKYLELSAAINTAADRGCTVMDGHGCYSGKDVHMLFVLARQRESQKIFRLIDEIDPTAFVSQSAVIGVYGEGFDRFKVGKKIGLPKKK, from the coding sequence ATGACGAGAAAAACAAAACTTCATGAAATCCGCGACTACGTTATCATTGCCCTGGCGATGATAGAAGGTAGTATCGGTTTGAACATCTTCCTGCTTCCCAATCATATCACGATGGGTGGTGTAGGAGGTATCGCTTCTATCCTTTACTGGGGATTTGGCATCCCGGCATCTGTATCTTATCTGGCGCTCAATGTGTTCCTGCTTCTCATCGCATTCCGCATTCTGGGCTATAAGTTCTGTCTGAAGACCATCTATGGTGTTGGTATCTTTGCCTTAACTACCCGTCTGATAGAGACGCATACGGTAGGCATGACGCCGCTGCTTCACGACCAGCCGTTCATGGCAACGGTCATCGGTGCGTTCTTCATGGGCAGCAGTGCCGGTCTGGGTCTTTCCTGCAATGGTTCTACGGGTGGTTCTGATACCGTAGCGGCGATGATCAACAAGTACTGGAACATTTCCCTGGGTCATGCCATCATGATTTGCGACCTGTGTATCATCACCAGTTCTTATCTGGTATTGCGCAATTGGGAGATGGTGATTTACGGTTATGTCTGCCTTTTTGTGCAGTCGCTCTGTGTAGATCATGTGGTGAATGCGTTGCGCCGTTCGGTTCAGTTCTTCATCATCAGCGACAAATATCTGGAGCTCAGTGCAGCCATCAATACCGCCGCCGACCGAGGTTGTACGGTGATGGATGGTCATGGCTGTTACAGTGGCAAGGATGTCCACATGCTGTTTGTATTGGCGCGTCAGCGTGAGTCTCAGAAGATATTCCGTCTTATCGACGAGATAGATCCTACCGCCTTTGTCAGCCAGAGTGCCGTCATCGGTGTTTATGGCGAAGGTTTCGACCGTTTCAAGGTAGGCAAGAAGATAGGTTTGCCGAAGAAGAAATAG
- a CDS encoding phosphoribosyltransferase has translation MANYENEINSWPVLKNGLHYKWLVDYAAFSAFGTFELTAEEWEKRDLIANFKGNSELTTEMDHQEALKKAIKMVSDKLKSLLGKEAAQFTLVCIPAALEAHTKRRFKEFSEEICKATGMTNAYPAFSYTHDVDEDGDPVDELHIDEAFFQGKKIILFDDIIASGNSVAKFADQLEGYGAKVELALALGKKISDGYDQK, from the coding sequence ATGGCTAATTACGAAAATGAAATCAACTCGTGGCCAGTCCTGAAAAACGGACTGCACTACAAATGGCTTGTCGACTACGCTGCATTCAGCGCCTTCGGTACTTTTGAACTCACAGCAGAGGAATGGGAAAAACGTGACCTTATCGCCAACTTTAAAGGTAACTCTGAGCTCACTACGGAGATGGACCATCAGGAAGCCCTGAAGAAGGCTATCAAAATGGTATCAGACAAGCTGAAGAGTCTTTTGGGCAAAGAGGCAGCACAGTTTACCCTGGTCTGCATTCCTGCTGCTCTTGAGGCGCATACCAAGCGCCGTTTCAAGGAGTTCAGCGAGGAGATATGCAAGGCTACGGGCATGACCAACGCCTACCCTGCCTTCAGCTACACACATGATGTAGATGAAGATGGCGATCCTGTAGATGAACTCCATATTGACGAGGCTTTCTTCCAGGGCAAAAAGATTATTCTCTTTGATGACATCATCGCATCCGGCAATTCGGTAGCCAAGTTTGCCGACCAGCTGGAAGGATATGGTGCCAAGGTTGAACTGGCGCTAGCACTGGGAAAAAAGATTTCTGACGGCTATGACCAGAAATAA
- a CDS encoding YihY/virulence factor BrkB family protein, whose product MGVINRILGFYEDIREFNSSNIKDFRGRLKSWIKMGMLAGRIFYLKDMWARDVAALTFASFMALIPFMAMMFVIARGFGYASLLESWLSTTFEAQPVVAQTIVNFVHNYIENTQSNYIIGTGIVMFLYTIVSLMQKIELTFDDIWHTGERSWKQIVTEYPTILFGLGLLILFASSINVWTVNMVDNVDRIADIGDTIPSFILHLAAFVPMFLFFVFCYYVIPNTYIRVRSTLVPSFLAGVCMTALQYGYIYLQVFLSSYNVIYGSLAAIPLFLLWLQISWAIVVFGALLCHTNQNIHYYDGDLQYDHLKLVQRIKVCGVVMHLVCRRFNQGEQAYTPKEIHDLTKIPQQIVNQSVKELLCARLLVEIRNGKKSSFEESVVLHPIEKIEHLTYGVMIERLFSYGEDISSLAALESDMAMWKDIDIVNAEFIEKGKQIAF is encoded by the coding sequence ATGGGGGTAATAAACAGAATACTAGGTTTTTACGAAGATATCAGAGAGTTCAATTCTTCTAATATCAAAGACTTTCGGGGCAGACTCAAGTCTTGGATCAAGATGGGTATGCTTGCCGGTCGCATCTTCTATCTCAAGGATATGTGGGCGAGGGATGTGGCAGCTTTGACTTTTGCCTCCTTCATGGCTCTGATACCTTTCATGGCTATGATGTTTGTCATAGCCCGTGGTTTCGGCTATGCCTCTCTGCTCGAATCCTGGCTCTCTACCACCTTCGAGGCACAGCCCGTTGTAGCGCAGACCATCGTTAACTTCGTTCACAATTATATCGAGAATACGCAGAGCAACTATATCATCGGTACGGGTATCGTAATGTTTCTCTATACCATCGTTTCGCTGATGCAGAAGATAGAGCTTACCTTCGATGACATCTGGCATACGGGCGAGCGTTCGTGGAAGCAGATTGTTACCGAATATCCTACCATTCTGTTTGGTCTGGGACTGCTGATACTCTTTGCTTCGAGCATCAATGTATGGACGGTGAATATGGTGGATAATGTAGACAGGATAGCGGATATCGGTGATACCATTCCTTCGTTCATCCTTCATCTGGCGGCTTTTGTTCCGATGTTCCTGTTCTTCGTGTTCTGCTATTATGTCATCCCGAATACCTATATCCGGGTTCGCAGTACCCTGGTTCCATCGTTCCTGGCGGGTGTCTGCATGACGGCACTTCAGTATGGATATATCTATCTGCAGGTTTTCCTTTCTAGCTACAATGTCATCTATGGTTCGCTGGCAGCCATTCCGCTTTTCCTGTTATGGCTTCAGATTTCGTGGGCTATCGTAGTGTTTGGCGCCTTGCTTTGTCATACCAACCAGAACATCCATTATTATGATGGTGATTTGCAGTACGATCATCTGAAACTGGTGCAGCGCATCAAGGTTTGTGGGGTAGTAATGCATCTGGTATGTCGTCGGTTCAATCAGGGCGAACAGGCGTATACTCCGAAAGAAATTCATGATTTAACGAAGATACCTCAACAGATTGTCAACCAGTCGGTTAAGGAGTTGTTATGTGCCCGTTTGCTGGTAGAAATCCGGAATGGTAAGAAAAGCAGTTTTGAGGAATCGGTGGTTCTTCATCCGATAGAGAAGATAGAGCATCTTACCTATGGTGTGATGATAGAGCGCCTCTTCAGTTATGGCGAGGATATCTCAAGCCTTGCCGCATTGGAGTCGGATATGGCGATGTGGAAGGATATCGACATCGTGAATGCAGAGTTCATAGAAAAGGGAAAGCAAATCGCTTTCTGA
- the uxaC gene encoding glucuronate isomerase, with amino-acid sequence MKQFMDENFLLDTKTAQDLFHNHAAKMPIIDYHCHLIPEMVANDHKFKSITELWLGGDHYKWRAMRTNGVDERFCTGTDTSDWEKFEKWAETVPYTFRNPLYHWTHLELKTAFGIDKQLSPKTAREIYDECNEKLQLPEFSARGLMRHYNVECVCTTDDPIDDLRYHKQTRESGFEIKMIPAWRPDKAMNIEKPDFADYMNKLGEVAGVNLVTFQDMVDALQKRHDFFTENGCKLSDHGIEEFYDEPYTDSQIETIFAKAMRGQQLSALEIRQYKHAFLKVCAEMDHAADWTQQYHYGAIRDNNTLMYNKLGADTGFDSIGEFTTAKAMSSFLNELNMEGKLTRTILYTLNPCANEVIATMLGNFQDGSCPGKIQFGSGWWFNDQLDGMTRQMNALSVLGLLSRFVGMLTDSRSFLSYPRHEYFRRLLCNLLGNDVEKGLLPNDMESLSRMVEDISYNNARNYFKFY; translated from the coding sequence ATGAAGCAATTTATGGATGAAAACTTCCTGCTCGACACTAAGACTGCACAGGATCTTTTCCACAATCATGCGGCTAAAATGCCAATTATCGATTATCACTGCCACCTCATCCCTGAGATGGTAGCCAATGATCACAAGTTTAAGAGTATTACAGAACTTTGGCTCGGCGGCGACCACTACAAGTGGCGTGCTATGCGTACCAACGGTGTAGATGAGCGCTTCTGCACAGGTACTGATACCAGCGACTGGGAGAAGTTCGAGAAGTGGGCTGAAACAGTGCCTTATACTTTCCGTAACCCTCTCTATCACTGGACTCATCTGGAGCTCAAGACTGCTTTCGGTATTGATAAGCAGCTCAGCCCTAAGACTGCCCGTGAAATCTACGATGAGTGTAACGAGAAGTTGCAGTTGCCTGAGTTCAGCGCTCGTGGTTTGATGCGTCATTATAACGTAGAGTGCGTTTGTACTACAGACGACCCAATCGATGACCTGCGTTACCACAAGCAGACACGTGAGAGCGGTTTCGAAATCAAGATGATTCCTGCTTGGCGTCCTGACAAGGCTATGAACATCGAGAAGCCAGATTTCGCTGACTATATGAACAAGCTCGGTGAGGTAGCAGGTGTTAACCTCGTTACATTCCAGGATATGGTTGATGCTTTGCAGAAGCGTCACGACTTCTTTACTGAGAACGGCTGTAAGTTGAGCGACCACGGTATCGAGGAGTTCTACGATGAGCCATACACAGATTCTCAGATTGAGACTATCTTCGCCAAGGCTATGCGTGGCCAGCAGCTTTCTGCTCTCGAAATCCGTCAGTACAAGCATGCATTCCTCAAGGTTTGCGCTGAGATGGATCACGCTGCCGACTGGACACAGCAGTACCACTATGGTGCTATCCGCGACAACAATACGCTGATGTACAACAAGCTCGGTGCTGATACCGGTTTCGATTCTATCGGTGAGTTCACTACAGCCAAGGCTATGAGCAGCTTCCTCAATGAGCTCAACATGGAGGGTAAGCTCACACGTACTATCCTCTATACATTGAACCCATGTGCCAACGAGGTAATCGCTACTATGCTCGGTAACTTCCAGGATGGTTCTTGCCCAGGTAAGATTCAGTTTGGTTCTGGCTGGTGGTTCAACGATCAGCTCGATGGTATGACCCGCCAGATGAACGCACTCTCTGTATTGGGTCTCCTGAGCCGTTTCGTAGGTATGTTGACCGACTCACGTTCATTCCTCAGCTACCCACGTCACGAGTACTTCCGTCGTTTGCTCTGCAACCTTCTCGGCAATGATGTTGAGAAGGGCTTGCTTCCTAACGACATGGAGAGCCTCTCTCGTATGGTAGAGGATATCTCTTACAACAATGCTCGCAACTACTTCAAGTTCTATTAA
- a CDS encoding AraC family transcriptional regulator — MVDDRRIIHEITPLMGKDVLYIADRHKKEFTYPIHNHSVYELNFVENAKGVRRIVGDSQEVIGDYDLCLITSPDLEHVWEQNECHSDDIREITVQFDFSMSDETLFGRNPYASITRMMQEAKKGLSFPMQAIMKVYGMLDTLSSVKDGFYAVQQFLTILYELSRCENARTLASSSYAKVTVEDDSRRILKVKNFISKNYMDELRLPELASLAGMSSSAFSRFFKLHTGRNISEYIIDLRLGYAARMLVDTAKSISEIGFDCGFNNLSNFNRIFKKKKGCSPSEFRESYHKTRIIV, encoded by the coding sequence ATGGTAGATGATAGAAGAATCATACACGAGATAACACCGCTGATGGGTAAGGATGTGCTCTATATTGCAGACCGACACAAGAAGGAGTTTACTTATCCTATCCATAACCATTCGGTGTACGAGTTGAACTTTGTTGAGAATGCAAAGGGAGTAAGAAGAATCGTTGGAGATTCGCAGGAGGTGATAGGCGACTATGATCTCTGTCTCATCACATCGCCCGATCTGGAGCATGTATGGGAGCAGAACGAATGCCACAGCGATGACATCCGTGAGATTACCGTCCAGTTTGATTTCTCCATGAGTGATGAAACGCTCTTCGGAAGAAATCCCTACGCCAGTATTACCCGTATGATGCAGGAAGCGAAGAAGGGACTCTCATTCCCGATGCAGGCAATCATGAAGGTATACGGAATGCTCGATACTTTAAGTTCCGTAAAAGACGGTTTCTATGCCGTACAGCAGTTCCTGACCATTCTCTACGAACTGTCACGCTGCGAAAATGCCCGCACCCTGGCTTCAAGCAGTTATGCCAAGGTAACGGTAGAAGACGATAGCCGGCGCATTCTGAAGGTGAAGAATTTCATCTCCAAGAACTATATGGATGAACTCCGTCTGCCGGAGCTTGCCTCGCTGGCAGGCATGAGCAGCAGTGCGTTCAGCCGTTTCTTCAAGCTTCATACCGGCAGAAATATCTCTGAGTATATCATCGACCTGCGTCTGGGGTATGCTGCCCGCATGCTGGTAGATACCGCCAAGAGTATCAGCGAGATAGGCTTTGATTGCGGATTCAACAATCTCAGCAACTTCAACCGCATCTTCAAGAAAAAGAAAGGATGCTCGCCAAGCGAGTTCCGTGAAAGCTATCATAAGACAAGAATCATTGTATAA
- the dapA gene encoding 4-hydroxy-tetrahydrodipicolinate synthase yields the protein MAQNIFKGLGVALITPFNTDGSVDYQSLKRLVEFQIDNGADFLCILATTGEAPCLTQEEKDKITELVKDVNKGRIKILKYCGGNNTAAVVEEIKNTDWSGIDGILSICPYYNKPSQEGLYQHFKAIAQVSPLPIVLYNVPGRTGINMKPETTCRIARDFPNVVAVKEASGSLEQVDEIIKNKPDNFDVISGDDALTFSMIVSGAAGVISVIGNALPKAFSRMIRLEFRGEYEPARKIHHSFTELYSLLFVDGNPAGVKALLNDMGFIENELRLPLVPTRIATKQKMSDILKTLNI from the coding sequence ATGGCACAGAACATATTCAAGGGTTTAGGTGTTGCCCTTATTACTCCTTTCAACACCGATGGCTCGGTTGATTATCAGTCGCTCAAGCGATTGGTAGAGTTTCAAATTGACAATGGTGCAGACTTCCTTTGCATCCTTGCCACAACTGGTGAGGCTCCATGTCTTACACAGGAAGAGAAAGATAAAATCACAGAATTGGTGAAAGACGTGAACAAGGGTCGCATCAAGATATTGAAATATTGTGGCGGTAATAATACTGCTGCTGTCGTTGAAGAAATCAAGAACACCGACTGGAGTGGCATCGATGGCATCCTCAGTATCTGTCCTTACTACAACAAACCTTCTCAGGAAGGTCTCTATCAGCACTTCAAGGCCATCGCCCAGGTTAGTCCGCTGCCTATCGTGCTCTACAATGTTCCTGGCAGAACCGGTATCAACATGAAGCCTGAAACAACCTGCCGTATCGCCCGCGACTTCCCTAATGTGGTAGCCGTGAAGGAGGCTAGTGGCAGCCTGGAGCAGGTAGATGAGATTATCAAGAACAAGCCTGATAATTTTGATGTTATCAGCGGCGATGATGCGCTTACCTTCTCAATGATTGTCAGTGGTGCTGCCGGCGTTATCTCTGTTATCGGCAATGCCCTGCCTAAGGCTTTCAGCCGTATGATCCGTCTCGAGTTCCGTGGCGAATATGAACCAGCGCGTAAGATTCATCATTCTTTTACCGAGCTCTACAGTCTGCTCTTCGTTGACGGTAACCCTGCCGGCGTAAAGGCGCTCCTCAATGATATGGGCTTCATCGAGAATGAGCTCCGTCTGCCTCTGGTTCCTACCCGTATTGCAACCAAGCAGAAGATGAGCGATATTCTGAAGACTTTGAATATCTAA